Genomic DNA from Cupriavidus pauculus:
CCCATGCGAGCATCGCGAGCAGCACGGGACGGAAGTCGCGCCCGCATTGCGTCAGCACGTACTCGTAGCGCGGCGGACGCTCCGAGTATTGGCGCTTCTCGAGCAGCCCTTCTTCCACCAGCGCGTTGAGGCGGCGCGTGAGCATGTTCGGCGCGATATCGAGATTGCGCTGGAATTCGTCGAAGCGCGTCGTGCCGTAGAACGCGTCGCGCAGGATCAGAATGCTCCACCACTCGCCCACACGCTCGAGACTGCGGGCAATGGGACATTGCATATTTCGGAATGTCTTGCGTTGCATGATG
This window encodes:
- a CDS encoding winged helix-turn-helix transcriptional regulator, with translation MQRKTFRNMQCPIARSLERVGEWWSILILRDAFYGTTRFDEFQRNLDIAPNMLTRRLNALVEEGLLEKRQYSERPPRYEYVLTQCGRDFRPVLLAMLAWGNRYFAPEGVSVQLVDRETGQAVDPVLVDAASGEQLKMGRHVVAAGPAASERTRARIASAATHMTGT